One segment of Alligator mississippiensis isolate rAllMis1 chromosome 13, rAllMis1, whole genome shotgun sequence DNA contains the following:
- the LOC132244680 gene encoding tumor necrosis factor receptor superfamily member 5-like: MCQQRTICPPGFRVSSPGTVTSDHVCEICPKGTFSAANMSMVCTPWTRCEDSGMVEVKAGTSASDAGCGRGRDAVTTGAVTGLIILVLLSIPVAVFLYWQEKKKRKQYEPQNSEKKGLEKGEEALVLVPENGREIAIGIQETASHPGVLGL, from the exons ATGTGCCAACAACGCACCATCTGCCCCCCTGGCTTTCGGGTGTCCAGTCCAG GTACAGTGACCAGTGACCACGTATGTGAGATCTGTCCTAAGGGAACCTTCTCAGCAGCAAATATGTCAATGGTCTGCACACCATGGACCAG GTGCGAAGACAGTGGTATGGTTGAAGTAAAGGCTGGGACGTCTGCTTCAGATGCAGGTTGTGGAAGAGGCAGAGATGCTGTGACAACTGGAGCAGTTACTGGTCTTATTATACTTGTCTTGCTGTCGATACCCGTAGCAGTGTTCCTTTACtggcaagaaaaaaagaagaggaaacagTATGAGCCAC AAAATTCGGAGAAAAAG ggcCTTGAGAAAGGTGAGGAAGCACTGGTGCTGGTGCCAGAGAATGGGCGAGAGATAGCTATAGGCATTCAGGAAACCGCCTCACACCCTGGAGTGCTAGGCCTCTGA